A DNA window from Streptomyces sp. 71268 contains the following coding sequences:
- a CDS encoding mobilization protein, producing the protein MVPKIRRGSRTHGLLVYLYGPGKRDEHTDAHLVGSWDGFAPDPGRDTSPDPDPKATLARLSAALDLRVKQAGTTAPAQHVWHCSVRTDPGDRHLTDDEWNTVARRLVQTVNLAPEGDPDGCRWVAVRHADDHIHILATMVRGDLRRPRMNYDFKKAQAECRRIEKEMGLRQLRPGDGSGAKSPTSAERFKAERTGRPEAPRESLREAVRQALAGADTEGEFFTRLREAGLRVKVRNAPSGDAIGYNVALPGDRNREGSPIWYSGSKLAPDLSLPKIRRRLAGGTADGTTHPVTISGRTDWSPPARERRSATGIAERAATLLDSDDDEAAAQLVGIGELLDAVAQTSPAATRAELAAAARSFERATRSHIRAQRADTRAVRSAARGIIRAGSALGRGEDGGATAMLLSTLVLVTLAAARWHSARGHAQQAHASRQAAEHLRAAYRQAAATPMQALRDQGRALPAAERRTHQVTIRAALPETAMRGGSSSRKVDALTATLAQVEQAGHDPKSLLQQAIDMRELDTADDVNDVLVWRLRRLAQLPAHPGEATRQLQAGANQPKATTHRTNNRTAPTAAARPAVSAPRNHPPRR; encoded by the coding sequence ATGGTCCCCAAGATCCGGCGAGGCTCACGAACCCACGGCTTGCTCGTCTACCTGTACGGCCCCGGCAAACGCGACGAACACACCGACGCGCACCTCGTCGGAAGCTGGGACGGCTTCGCCCCCGACCCGGGACGAGACACCAGCCCCGACCCCGACCCCAAGGCCACCCTCGCCCGCCTGTCCGCAGCGCTGGACCTGCGGGTCAAACAGGCCGGCACCACGGCACCCGCCCAGCACGTCTGGCACTGCTCGGTCCGCACCGACCCCGGCGACCGCCATCTGACCGACGACGAATGGAACACCGTCGCCCGCCGCCTGGTCCAGACCGTCAACCTCGCTCCCGAAGGCGATCCGGACGGCTGCCGCTGGGTCGCCGTACGGCACGCCGACGACCACATCCACATCCTGGCCACCATGGTCCGGGGCGACCTGCGCCGCCCGCGGATGAACTACGACTTCAAGAAGGCCCAGGCCGAGTGCCGACGCATCGAGAAGGAGATGGGCCTGCGCCAGCTCAGGCCCGGCGACGGCAGCGGAGCCAAATCACCCACCAGCGCTGAGCGCTTCAAGGCCGAGCGAACCGGGCGTCCGGAAGCCCCTCGCGAAAGCCTCCGCGAAGCCGTGCGCCAAGCACTAGCCGGGGCGGATACCGAGGGGGAGTTCTTCACCCGGCTCCGCGAGGCGGGCCTCCGTGTGAAGGTCCGAAATGCCCCCTCCGGCGACGCCATCGGCTACAACGTCGCACTTCCTGGCGACCGCAACCGCGAAGGCTCACCGATCTGGTACTCCGGATCCAAGCTGGCCCCTGACCTCTCGCTCCCCAAGATCCGCCGACGCCTGGCCGGCGGAACCGCTGACGGGACGACGCACCCGGTGACGATCAGCGGTCGAACGGACTGGTCTCCACCCGCCCGGGAACGACGCAGCGCCACCGGCATCGCCGAGCGCGCCGCCACCCTGCTCGACAGCGACGATGACGAAGCCGCAGCTCAACTGGTGGGGATCGGCGAACTCCTGGACGCGGTAGCACAGACTTCCCCAGCCGCCACCCGCGCCGAGCTGGCCGCCGCCGCCCGATCCTTCGAGCGCGCCACCCGCAGCCACATCCGAGCGCAGCGAGCCGACACCCGGGCGGTCCGCTCGGCGGCTCGCGGCATCATCCGGGCCGGCAGCGCCCTCGGCCGCGGCGAGGACGGCGGGGCCACCGCCATGCTCCTCTCCACCCTGGTCCTGGTCACCCTCGCCGCCGCCCGCTGGCACTCCGCTCGTGGACATGCCCAGCAGGCCCATGCCTCCCGACAGGCTGCCGAGCATCTGCGTGCCGCCTACCGCCAGGCCGCCGCCACGCCCATGCAGGCACTGCGTGACCAAGGCCGTGCCCTGCCCGCAGCCGAACGCCGCACCCACCAGGTCACCATCCGCGCAGCACTGCCCGAAACGGCGATGCGAGGAGGCAGCTCGTCCAGGAAGGTCGACGCCCTGACCGCCACGCTTGCCCAGGTCGAGCAAGCAGGCCACGACCCCAAGTCCCTCCTCCAGCAGGCCATCGACATGCGCGAACTCGACACTGCCGACGACGTGAACGACGTGCTTGTCTGGCGACTGCGCCGACTCGCCCAGCTTCCCGCTCACCCCGGTGAAGCGACGCGCCAGCTCCAGGCCGGCGCCAACCAGCCGAAAGCCACGACCCATCGCACCAACAACCGTACGGCGCCCACAGCAGCAGCTCGCCCCGCCGTCTCTGCCCCGCGCAACCACCCACCTCGCCGCTGA
- a CDS encoding transcriptional regulator, which yields MLATSSGTQACPDIDRHRRLAAQLADMIPGAATVRVDLTDPQRRWPHPYATVKDEAGKTMALGRTTTTVAARWVLRTWPEADWTRPHIFHLVDATLTHGESTNAGRGR from the coding sequence ATGCTCGCCACGTCGAGCGGAACACAGGCATGCCCGGACATTGACCGCCATCGCCGCCTCGCCGCACAACTCGCCGACATGATTCCGGGCGCCGCTACCGTCCGAGTCGACCTCACCGACCCGCAGCGGCGGTGGCCCCATCCGTACGCCACCGTCAAGGACGAGGCCGGGAAGACGATGGCGCTCGGCCGAACGACCACCACGGTCGCGGCCCGCTGGGTTCTTCGGACCTGGCCGGAGGCGGACTGGACACGGCCGCACATCTTCCACCTTGTCGACGCGACCCTCACCCACGGCGAGTCGACCAACGCTGGTCGGGGTCGCTGA
- a CDS encoding ATP-binding protein, which translates to MRTRNREPQPLGEGTLDRMARILAARCISPTSTETPDDTPEPRSPLDALSAGMPPRYQGAVADHPQVLAWAREVAEAAVAPSPGARRQVATGPSLLMAGVVGAGKTYQAYGAVRWLGQRGVGVRWRATTAADLYAALRPRPGTDSEQELAAVSRCPLLIIDDLGAAKASEWVEEVTYRLINRRYNHMLPTLITTNLAIRDLRVYLGDRVTSRLAQMTTRVEFAPVDRRRHRAAT; encoded by the coding sequence ATGCGCACCCGTAACCGCGAACCACAGCCCCTCGGCGAGGGCACCCTGGACCGGATGGCACGCATCCTGGCCGCCCGCTGCATCAGCCCCACCTCCACCGAGACACCAGACGACACACCCGAGCCTCGCTCTCCGCTGGACGCCCTGTCAGCCGGCATGCCGCCGCGCTACCAAGGTGCCGTCGCCGATCACCCCCAGGTTCTGGCGTGGGCTCGCGAGGTCGCCGAGGCAGCTGTCGCCCCCAGCCCGGGGGCCCGGCGACAGGTCGCGACCGGACCGAGCCTCCTGATGGCCGGGGTGGTCGGCGCGGGCAAGACGTACCAGGCGTACGGCGCGGTCCGGTGGCTGGGGCAGCGCGGGGTCGGCGTGCGCTGGCGCGCGACCACCGCCGCTGACCTGTACGCCGCCTTGCGGCCCCGGCCCGGCACCGACAGCGAGCAGGAGTTGGCGGCCGTCAGCCGCTGCCCGCTGCTGATCATCGACGACCTCGGTGCGGCGAAGGCGAGCGAGTGGGTCGAGGAAGTGACGTACCGGTTGATCAACCGCCGGTACAACCACATGCTCCCCACCTTGATCACCACCAACCTGGCGATCAGGGACCTGCGGGTCTACCTCGGCGACCGTGTCACCAGCCGCCTCGCACAGATGACCACGCGGGTCGAGTTCGCCCCGGTCGACCGTAGACGCCACCGCGCCGCGACCTGA
- a CDS encoding WhiB family transcriptional regulator codes for MTIRTNRPARHRSLGDHTWQDQAVCQNTEYNPVDPETFFPKPEETDKITTAKSLCRQCPVRRTCLDAALEGGDTDGIRGGMTEEERRPLHEKLAHRLDYSRVNATIAGRDVHLTKAERRAVVHAAYRHGVTEQRLATLLKVTEEHAQKLYRETRRALRNLNLDTKSTPLAGADSERLGRDGLGTAA; via the coding sequence ATGACTATCAGGACGAACCGCCCCGCCCGCCACCGGTCGCTCGGCGACCACACCTGGCAGGACCAGGCTGTCTGCCAGAACACCGAGTACAACCCGGTAGACCCCGAAACCTTCTTCCCCAAGCCCGAGGAGACCGACAAGATCACCACCGCGAAATCGCTGTGCCGCCAGTGCCCCGTCCGCCGAACCTGCCTCGACGCCGCACTGGAAGGCGGCGACACCGACGGCATCCGGGGCGGCATGACCGAAGAGGAACGACGCCCCCTGCACGAGAAGCTCGCCCACCGCCTCGACTACAGCCGCGTCAACGCCACCATCGCCGGACGCGACGTCCACCTCACCAAGGCCGAGCGCCGCGCGGTCGTCCACGCCGCCTACCGCCACGGAGTAACCGAGCAGCGCCTGGCCACGCTCTTGAAGGTCACCGAAGAGCACGCCCAGAAGCTGTACCGCGAAACCCGACGAGCCCTGCGCAACCTGAACCTGGACACGAAGTCCACCCCGCTGGCGGGGGCGGACAGCGAACGGCTGGGCCGCGACGGTCTCGGAACGGCGGCGTGA
- a CDS encoding Secondary metabolite protein → MTEKNERTFAELLDYLFRNVHPKGRGPYTYAEVSQGIRDTSGVTISASAIQQLRTGTNTNPKMQTIRALAGFFGVSAGYFFDEAEAERQRAEIQVITAMRDQDVRRVALRANGLSASSLHMLSTVIEQARRLEGMPTRSEDSELLDDE, encoded by the coding sequence ATGACCGAGAAGAACGAGCGCACCTTCGCGGAACTGCTCGACTACCTATTCCGAAACGTGCACCCGAAGGGGCGCGGCCCCTACACGTACGCGGAGGTATCGCAGGGCATCCGCGACACTTCCGGCGTCACCATCTCCGCGAGCGCCATCCAGCAGCTTCGCACCGGCACCAACACGAACCCGAAGATGCAGACCATCCGGGCCCTGGCCGGATTCTTCGGCGTGAGTGCGGGCTACTTCTTCGACGAGGCCGAGGCCGAGCGGCAGCGCGCGGAGATCCAGGTGATCACCGCCATGCGCGACCAGGACGTGCGCCGGGTCGCCCTGCGCGCCAACGGACTCAGCGCATCAAGCCTGCACATGCTGAGCACCGTGATCGAACAGGCCCGCCGGCTGGAGGGCATGCCGACGAGGTCTGAGGACTCCGAACTGCTCGACGACGAGTAA
- a CDS encoding MobC family plasmid mobilization relaxosome protein translates to MPGAGGEAECHSAPEQPTPSASPFPDRKPRRRDRNPTERARKTTTRLSDDEKAEIVAAATQRSVTVARFLAAAGLAAARGSTTLHTNEQLDTAIDELAALRTALSRIGNNINQIAYVHNAGGQPQPRELEHALTTLTRLLARIDDAADTLVKKRL, encoded by the coding sequence GTGCCGGGCGCGGGGGGAGAAGCAGAATGCCACAGCGCCCCCGAGCAGCCGACGCCGAGCGCGTCCCCCTTCCCCGACCGCAAGCCGCGCCGCCGCGACCGCAACCCGACCGAGCGCGCCCGTAAGACGACCACCCGCCTCTCCGACGACGAGAAAGCCGAGATCGTTGCCGCCGCCACGCAGCGCAGCGTCACCGTCGCGCGATTCCTCGCAGCCGCCGGCCTCGCCGCCGCCCGCGGTTCCACTACCTTGCACACCAACGAACAACTCGACACCGCCATCGACGAGCTGGCCGCCCTGCGCACCGCCCTCTCCCGGATCGGCAACAACATCAACCAGATCGCCTACGTGCACAACGCCGGAGGGCAGCCCCAGCCCCGCGAACTCGAACACGCCCTCACCACTCTGACCCGGCTCCTGGCCCGCATCGACGACGCGGCCGACACCCTGGTGAAGAAACGGCTCTGA
- a CDS encoding DUF2637 domain-containing protein yields the protein MNTTSAPKAAHITGWDRAIVVALGGAGCALSYDALQQMAVAIHVRGFLTYLFPLVIDGFIAYGVRALLVLRDAPLRARLYLWVLFGTATAASIWANALHAVRLNDETVTGAGLRLGDTVVAVLSTIAPLALAGAVHLYILIARGAVKGGERQGHGQVSVLGQVTQTGASGQQPPKVGQDCDGQPVTGLTDRPSPTLCRQPTGLRSLTGDSASVGSEPPSAVRPRQPHKVVDMPRQPVPSPSTGPAVRTGEVTGHQDSRSPVSGQGAPTGGARRSDPNTEELLEIARAAVRAQDKLTRKVVAQAIRGRQIPLSSDRLTVLMAQLREQHGQPVTTIRD from the coding sequence GTGAATACGACCAGTGCGCCGAAGGCGGCGCACATCACCGGTTGGGACCGCGCGATCGTCGTCGCCCTGGGCGGGGCGGGCTGCGCGTTGTCCTACGACGCCCTGCAGCAAATGGCCGTCGCCATCCACGTCCGCGGATTCCTGACCTACCTCTTCCCGCTGGTGATCGACGGGTTCATCGCCTACGGCGTCCGCGCGCTCCTGGTCCTCCGCGACGCACCCCTGCGCGCGCGGCTCTACCTCTGGGTGCTGTTCGGTACGGCCACGGCCGCCAGCATCTGGGCCAACGCGCTCCACGCGGTGCGACTCAACGACGAGACGGTCACAGGCGCCGGGCTCCGGCTCGGGGACACGGTGGTCGCGGTGCTGTCCACCATCGCTCCGCTCGCCCTGGCCGGCGCGGTTCACCTCTACATCCTCATCGCCCGGGGAGCGGTCAAGGGCGGTGAACGCCAGGGCCACGGACAAGTCAGTGTCCTCGGACAGGTCACCCAGACGGGCGCGAGTGGTCAGCAGCCACCTAAGGTCGGTCAGGACTGCGACGGTCAGCCGGTCACCGGCCTGACCGACCGGCCCAGCCCAACCCTGTGCCGACAGCCGACTGGTCTGCGGTCACTGACCGGGGACAGTGCCTCGGTGGGCAGCGAGCCGCCGTCCGCCGTCCGCCCCAGGCAGCCGCACAAGGTTGTTGACATGCCGAGACAGCCGGTTCCCTCACCGTCTACTGGCCCCGCAGTGCGCACGGGGGAGGTCACCGGTCACCAGGACAGTCGATCGCCGGTCAGCGGTCAGGGCGCCCCGACTGGCGGCGCCCGGCGGTCTGACCCGAACACCGAGGAACTGCTGGAGATCGCCCGGGCGGCGGTCAGAGCCCAGGACAAACTGACCCGCAAGGTGGTCGCCCAGGCGATCCGAGGTCGGCAGATCCCGCTGTCCAGCGACCGGTTGACCGTCCTGATGGCCCAGCTCCGCGAGCAGCACGGACAGCCGGTCACCACCATCCGGGACTGA